The following proteins are co-located in the Festucalex cinctus isolate MCC-2025b chromosome 15, RoL_Fcin_1.0, whole genome shotgun sequence genome:
- the ttc28 gene encoding uncharacterized protein ttc28 isoform X3: MMKWQPRRKAYFRQAVALQHLGRHGDALAAFASGLAQDPKSLQLLAGMVEAAMKSPLRDSLEPAYRQLRAMKLERSPFMVASLVGQELLTRRFHAAAAETLEAALRIGTCSLKMRGSVFSALGAAYWSLGDTEKSLAYMQQDLDVARTLGDQTGECRAHGNLGSALFSKSSFREALANHRQQLILAMKLKHKEAASAALSGLGHVYAAIGDYPNALASHKQCVALARQNGCQLSEARQLGDMGAVYTAMGDVSGALRCHQQHLDIAKTLENRREEARAYSNLGSAYHSKRDYDKAVSYHGRVLKLAQELADRTVEMRAFAGLGHAARCMQDLEGALRYHQHQLEIAEELQDAAARGRASSNLGIIHQMRGDYEVALKLHKAHLKCAQELGDYAAQGRAYGNMGNAYHALGLYEQAVGFHRQELNISLEVNDRASQASTHGNLAVAYQAMGAPDRALQHYLHHLTISRELRDVQSEARALANLGNFHCCRGDYKQALPYYQQYLLLAPGLQDLEGEGKVCHNLAYAHFCLGQYQDAVRYYKQDLALAKDLQDKLAQAKAYCNLGLAHKALGEFSRAEECQKYLLQIATALDNTQAIFRALGNLGDVSVCQEDLQGAANFYQQQLSLAHELMDHKMEADAYSALGSVHRLLGQLDTSLSFHSQELTLRKDLRDHRGECHALGRLACVHMALGDYDTALQCYEAQLGLTQQLADGRLEAQVYGNMGITKMNMGHFEEAIGFLEQQLAMLQQLSSREAILDRGKAYGNLADCYDALGDFEEAIRCYDKALTVAQSLKQVQDQEKAYRGLGNAHRSVGNLQQALVCLEKRLVVAHELGGAIGGKAQAYGELGALHSQLGNYEQALSCLEHQLGIARSAGDKSMEAEASDVLGGVYRLMADYETARQWHQRALDMAEQTGCVRNQTRAYGNLGVTYEALGNYERALAFQEQHLSMAAQTNDLVAKTLAYGSLGRIHHALGNYTQAVMYLQEGLRLAEQLARREDEAKIRHRLGLSLWAAENLEEAQHQLYRASVLFETIRREMQHSPDYKLSLFDLQTDSYQSLQRVLVSLGRHEEALAIAERGRTRAFTDLLVERQKVHQQSAGSDQYAPVTVEHILETVNSQKAMVLYFSVAGGFLYSWLLGPGSGIVKFNQACLGADALDFQEGLSLQDGGPLSLEQYVCNAREVLGVEGNLSRLNVGSETESEAGDVPERHFDELSDKMSSDNDLSGYLRMVSRNNIFNRSCRSVSSINSVFSVKDGSSSPACVPGIEPSPLRILYDLLIAPMEAALLHGGGPVGQYRQLVLVLESDLYLVPFALLKGGSSNEFLYEMFSLLCVPSLASLRASRKESHPSGPPPCWDAGTAAAVVGAPRLPSSLMRRWLWGPLPSAQDEAQHLGEQLGCRPLVGVNATKERAIAALTRAQCVHFATHVSWKLAALVLAPSREPAAAQEEEEGRRATRSIAQRRDGGKRGCEDADSVGENKRESACSGPPLQDFLLTAADILELNLSVRLVVLRLYPECGARLTCDGLLGLTGAFLSAGVRCVCVSLWPTPAPASKLFMQTFYAALLAGAPSSAALSGAMRTLHNNKDFAHPSNWAGYLVIGSDVKVNGPESAVRQALAEVLRHADRARDALRVLLHLVEKSLQRIHGGRTNRMYTAQHSVHNKVGGVPGWRSLLSSLGFRLDVAGCGLPAAVFFPTSDPGQRLQRCSLAMQALLGLSAAALQALCKLVSAPEAGGQLIHKLHHVLLQLPSSDGDGERPSAAVRASLGVHVWRLPGCHEFLAALGFDLCEVGQEDVVLKTGKQASRRVIDFALQSLLALFDSTDLPKCVRTYSCSSSLESLSSSPSAPSRHPSFLASPPRPAAFPPDALSGDAVSVYSLSSLASSLGFLPRPEPAGSDVVSQCSQRHEGAETPRRSRRMANQSKGEAGDEDYQGYAIISSEPLRPEDRDSPPAGPHHGRGSATTSEAASLSKAPPPKVPAKPQHKKDIPSPPRNTGKTSSSESDHSSSTATGSTIESQESRSMPAGQPDPQELARKILEETQGHTRLVESLQRAPGRRCLSTPTTPILSRGARSFQPSETSAFSRPPSRTGLTAVPLSPLAPGPPCRSSSLQKLAPSSSPKLLNVPGKESRRKPSTGSESHLKPLPQGESYLRPPSKGSRLKTSLDTESRLKPFGAESQFEPSPGMKSQLKASAGSKSHLKPDLPPSPISVPRSKSFKAARQHEGAAPASLLPGNRMSTVRKDVLGLLDLSPRREPGESRDHLRTVDTKAPTTAAKSSKRSKFPAGFKFLAGHFSPSSKC, encoded by the exons GCGGCGTCCGCTGCCCTCAGCGGTTTGGGCCACGTGTACGCCGCTATCGGCGACTACCCCAACGCGCTGGCAAGCCACAAGCAGTGCGTCGCGCTGGccagacaaaatggctgccagctcTCCGAGGCCCGCCAGTTGGGCGACATGGGCGCCGTATACACCGCCATGGGGGACGTCAGCGGCGCCCTGCGGTGCCACCAGCAACACTTGGACATCGCCAAG ACTCTGGAGAACCGGCGCGAGGAGGCTCGGGCGTACAGCAACCTGGGCAGCGCCTACCACTCGAAGCGCGACTACGACAAAGCCGTGTCGTACCACGGCCGAGTTCTGAAGCTGGCTCAGGAGCTCGCAGACCGCACCGTGGAGATGAGGGCCTTCGCTGGCCTTGGACACGCCGCGCGATGCATGCAG GATCTGGAGGGAGCGCTTCGGTATCACCAACATCAACTGGAAATTGCCGAGGAGCTGCAGGACGCAGCGGCGAGAGGCCGAGCCTCGTCCAACCTGG GGATCATCCACCAGATGCGAGGTGACTACGAAGTTGCACTGAAACTCCACAAGGCTCACCTGAAGTGCGCCCAGGAGCTGGGTGACTACGCCGCGCAGGGGAGGGCCTACGGCAACATGGGCAATGCCTACCATGCCCTGGGCCTCTATGAGCAAGCCGTGGGTTTCCACCGCCAGGAACTGAACATCTCCCTGGAG GTGAACGACCGAGCGTCCCAGGCCTCCACACATGGCAATCTGGCGGTGGCGTACCAGGCCATGGGTGCTCCGGACCGGGCCCTCCAGCACTACCTGCACCACCTGACCATCTCACGGGAGCTCCGTGACGTTCAAAGTGAAGCGAGAGCTTTAG CAAACTTGGGCAACTTCCACTGCTGCAGAGGTGACTACAAACAGGCGTTGCCGTACTACCAGCAGTACTTGCTTCTGGCTCCCGGCCTTCAGGATCTGGAGGGTGAAGGAAAAGTTTGCCACAACCTTGCCTACGCCCACTTCTGTTTGGGACAGTACCAGGATGCTGTCCG ATACTACAAACAGGATCTGGCCTTGGCCAAGGACCTTCAGGACAAGCTGGCCCAGGCCAAAGCCTACTGTAACCTGGGCCTGGCCCACAAAGCCTTGGGGGAGTTCAGCAGGGCAGAAGAATGTCAGAAATACCTGCTCCAAATAGCAACAGCTTTGGACAACACACAG GCGATCTTCAGGGCTTTGGGCAACCTTGGAGATGTTAGTGTTTGTCAGGAAGATCTTCAGGGAGCCGCCAACTTCTACCAGCAGCAGTTGTCTTTAGCTCACGAGCTGATGGATCATAAGATGGAGGCGGATGCCTACTCGGCTCTAGGATCAGTTCACAG GCTGCTTGGCCAGCTGGACACGTCCTTGTCCTTCCACAGCCAGGAGCTGACGCTGCGCAAGGATCTGCGCGACCATCGGGGCGAGTGCCACGCTCTGGGCCGCCTGGCCTGCGTACACATGGCTCTGGGAGACTATGACACAGCTCTGCAGTGCTACGAGGCTCAGCTGGGTCTGACGCAACAGCTCGCCGATGGCCGCCTGGAGGCCCAGGTCTACGGGAACATGGGCATCACCAAGATGAACATGGGCCACTTTGAAGAGGCCATTGGCTTTTTGGAGCAGCAGCTAGCCATGCTGCAACAGTTGAGTTCCAGGGAGGCCATCCTGGATCGGGGGAAGGCTTACGGGAACCTAGCTGACTGTTACGACGCCCTGGGGGACTTTGAGGAGGCCATTCGGTGCTATGACAAGGCCCTGACGGTGGCTCAGAGTCTCAAGCAAGTCCAGGACCAGGAGAAAGCCTACAGAGGACTTGGCAATGCTCATAG GTCAGTGGGCAACCTGCAACAAGCTTTGGTGTGCTTGGAGAAGAGGCTGGTGGTGGCCCATGAGCTGGGCGGGGCAATAGGCGGGAAAGCGCAGGCCTATGGAGAGCTGGGTGCCCTGCACAGCCAGCTGGGAAACTACGAGCAGGCACTGTCCTGCCTGGAACACCAACTCGGCATTGCCCGCTCGGCCGGG GACAAATCCATGGAAGCAGAGGCTAGCGACGTGCTAGGTGGAGTTTACCGGCTAATGGCTGACTACGAGACGGCGCGGCAGTGGCACCAAAGGGCTCTGGACATGGCGGAGCAAACGGGATGCGTGAGGAATCAAACTCGGGCCTACGGAAACCTGGGAGTGACCTATGAGGCTCTGGGCAACTACGAGAGGGCTTTGGCTTTCCAGGAGCAACACCTTAGCATGGCGGCGCAGACCAACGACTTGGTGGCCAAAACTCTGGCCTACGGGAGTCTGGGGAGGATCCACCACGCACTGGGAAACTACACGCAGGCCGTGATGTACCTGCAGGAAG GTCTTCGCCTGGCCGAGCAGTTGGCTCGTCGAGAAGACGAGGCCAAGATACGCCACCGCCTTGGCTTGTCTCTGTGGGCTGCTGAAAACCTGGAGGAGGCCCAGCATCAG TTGTACAGAGCATCAGTTCTCTTTGAGACCATTCGCCGTGAGATGCAGCACAGTCCGGACTACAAACTTTCCCTCTTTGACCTGCAGACGGACTCATACCAGTCTCTCCAGAGGGTCCTTGTCAGCCTAG GCCGCCATGAGGAGGCACTGGCCATAGCGGAACGAGGCCGAACGCGGGCGTTCACCGACCTACTGGTGGAACGTCAAAAAGTACACCAGCAGTCAGCGGGCTCGGACCAGTATGCCCCGGTTACGGTGGAGCACATCCTGGAGACGGTCAACTCCCAGAAGGCCATGGTGCTGTACTTCTCCGTGGCGGGAGGCTTCCTGTACAGCTGGCTGCTGGGTCCTGGCTCCG GCATAGTCAAGTTCAACCAGGCCTGTCTCGGAGCTGACGCGCTGGACTTCCAAGAGGGCTTGAGCTTGCAGGATGGTGGTCCGCTCTCGCTGGAGCAGTACGTCTGCAACGCCAGAGAGGTTCTGGGAGTTGAAGGAAACCTTAGCAG GCTTAATGTGGGCAGCGAGACAGAGAGCGAAGCTGGAGATGTTCCCGAACGACACTTTGACGAGCTCAGCGACAAAATGAGCTCCGACAACGACCTCAGCGGCTACCTGCGCATGGTGTCCAGGAATAACATCTTCAACAG AAGCTGTCGCAGTGTGAGCAGCATCAACAGCGTTTTCTCGGTGAAGGACGGTTCGTCTTCTCCTGCCTGCGTGCCGGGTATCGAACCTTCTCCTCTACGCATTCTGTACGACTTGCTCATCGCTCCGATGGAAGCG gccCTGCTGCACGGAGGTGGTCCGGTGGGTCAATACCGACAGCTAGTTCTGGTCCTCGAGAGTGACTTGTACTTGGTGCCCTTCGCCTTGCTCAAAGGCGGCTCGTCCAACGAGTTCCTCTACGAGATGTTCAGTCTGCTTTGCGTGCCCTCATTAGCGAGCCTGAGAGCTTCTAGGAAGGAATCTCACCCCAGCGGTCCCCCGCCATGCTGGGACGCTGGCACGGCCGCCGCCGTGGTGGGGGCGCCCCGCCTGCCGTCCAGCCTGATGCGGCGCTGGCTGTGGGGGCCGCTGCCTTCGGCCCAGGACGAGGCTCAGCATCTGGGGGAGCAGCTGGGGTGTCGCCCACTCGTCGGCGTCAACGCCACAAAGGAGCGGGCCATCGCCGCCCTCACGCGGGCGCAGTGCGTTCACTTCGCCACTCACGTCTCCTGGAAGCTCGCCGCCCTGGTGCTCGCCCCCAGCCGGGAGCCGGCCGCCGcccaggaagaggaggagggccgGCGGGCGACGAGATCAATTGCGCAACGCCGTGATGGAGGAAAGCGCGGTTGCGAGGATGCTGACAGCGTTGGTGAAAATAAGCGTGAGAGCGCGTGCAGTGGTCCGCCGCTTCAAGACTTCCTCCTCACTGCGGCGGATATCTTGGAACTCAACTTGAGTGTCAGGCTGGTGGTCCTCAG GTTGTACCCCGAGTGCGGCGCGCGGCTGACGTGCGACGGCTTGTTGGGTCTGACCGGAGCCTTCCTGTCGGCGGGCGTCCGATGCGTGTGCGTCTCCCTGTGGCCCACACCGGCGCCCGCCTCCAAGCTCTTCATGCAGACCTTCTACGCGGCCCTGCTCGCCGGCGCCCCCTCCAGCGCCGCGCTCAGTGGCGCCATGAGGACGCTGCACAACAACAAGGACTTCGCACACCCCTCAAACTGGGCAG GTTACCTTGTGATCGGCAGCGACGTGAAGGTCAACGGCCCCGAGTCTGCGGTGCGAcaggccttggcggaggtcctcCGGCACGCCGACCGGGCCCGGGACGCTCTGAGGGTCCTTCTGCACCTG GTGGAGAAATCTTTGCAGCGCATTCACGGCGGACGCACAAACCGCATGTACACGGCGCAGCACAGCGTACACAACAAG GTGGGCGGGGTCCCCGGCTGGCGATCGCTGCTGTCCTCGTTGGGTTTCCGTTTGGACGTGGCCGGTTGCGGCCTCCCCGCCGCCGTCTTCTTCCCCACGTCGGACCCCGGACAACGCCTGCAAAGGTGCAGTCTCGCCATGCAAGCCCTGCTCG GTCTGAGCGCTGCAGCTCTTCAGGCTCTTTGCAAACTGGTGTCAGCGCCCGAAGCAGGAGGGCAACTCATACACAAG CTCCACCATGTGCTTCTGCAGCTGCCGTCATCTGACGGGGATGGCGAGCGACCGTCGGCCGCCGTCCGAGCGTCCCTCGGCGTGCATGTGTGGAGGTTGCCGGGCTGCCACGAGTTCCTCGCCGCGcttg GATTTGACCTGTGCGAGGTGGGTCAGGAGGACGTTGTGTTGAAGACGGGGAAGCAGGCCAGCAGGCGCGTCATCGATTTCGCACTCCAGTCACTCCTGGCGCTCTTTG ACTCGACGGATCTTCCCAAGTGCGTGAGAACGTACAGCTGCTCCTCCTCCCTGGAGTCTCTCTCGTCCTCGCCGTCGGCACCCTCCCGGCATCCGTCTTTTCTCGCCTCGCCGCCTCGTCCCGCCGCCTTCCCGCCGGACGCGCTGTCCGGCGACGCCGTCTCCGTCTACAGTCTCAGCTCGCTCGCCTCCTCCCTCGGCTTCTTGCCGCGGCCCGAGCCGGCGGGAAGCGACGTCGTCAGCCAGTGCTCGCAACGGCACGAGGGGGCGGAGACGCCTCGCCGCTCCCGGCGAATGGCCAATCAGAGTAAAGGGGAGGCGGGCGATGAGGACTACCAGGGCTACGCCATCATTAGCAGCGAGCCTTTGAGGCCGGAGGACCGCGACTCACCGCCGGCGGGACCGCACCACGGGCGAGGGTCTGCCACCACTTCCGAGGCAGCGTCTCTGAGTAAAGCGCCACCGCCAAAAGTTCCCGCCAAgccacaacacaaaaaggatAT TCCATCTCCTCCGAGGAACACAGGGAAGACAAGCAGCTCCGAATCGGACCACTCTTCTAGCACGGCGACAGGCAGCACCATCGAGTCCCAGGAGTCCCGGAGCATGCCGGCGGGACAACCGGACCCCCAGGAGCTGGCCCGCAAGATCCTGGAGGAGACCCAGGGCCACACGCGACTCGTGGAGAGCCTTCAGAGGGCTCCGGGGCGGCGCTGTCTTTCGACGCCCACCACCCCGATTCTGAGCAGGGGGGCGCGTTCCTTTCAGCCATCTGAGACCAGCGCCTTCAGCAGACCCCCGAGTAGGACTGGTCTCACCGCCGTGCCCCTCAGTCCTCTCGCACCCGGACCACCGTGCCGCTCCTCTTCCCTGCAGAAACTCGCACCGTCCTCATCCCCCAAACTTCTAAACGTACCTGGCAAGGAGTCTCGCCGCAAGCCTTCAACTGGCAGCGAGTCCCACCTTAAACCTTTGCCTCAAGGCGAGTCATACCTCAGACCTCCCAGTAAGGGGTCCCGCCTTAAAACGTCACTTGACACAGAGTCCCGCCTCAAACCATTTGGCGCAGAGTCCCAATTCGAACCGTCACCTGGCATGAAGTCCCAGCTAAAAGCGTCAGCTGGGAGCAAGTCCCACCTCAAACCTGACCTTCCGCCGTCCCCCATTAGCGTTCCTCGCTCCAAAAGCTTCAAAGCAGCCCGCCAACACGAAGGCGCGGCCCCCGCCAGCCTTCTTCCAGGAAATCGAATGAGCACAGTGCGAAAAGACGTTCTGGGTTTGCTGGACCTCTCGCCAAGACGTGAACCCGGTGAGAGTCGGGACCATCTCCGCACCGTGGACACCAAAGCGCCCACCACCGCCGCCAAATCTTCCAAACGGAGCAAATTTCCTGCCGGCTTCAAATTTCTCGCAGGgcatttttccccttcttctaaGTGTTGA
- the pitpnb gene encoding phosphatidylinositol transfer protein beta isoform, which produces MVLIKEYRVVLPISVEEYQVGQLYSVAEASKNETGGGEGIEVLKNEPYEEDGEKGQFTHKIYHLKSKVPGYVRMLAPESAFVFHEKAWNAYPYCRTVVTNEYMKDDFEIKIETWHKPDMGTVENVHDLDEPTWRSVEVVPIDIANKEEVAPGDYKAEEDPSLFHSVKTGRGPLGPEWKNELKTDCPYMCAYKLVSVKFRWWGFQTRVENFIHRQEKRIFTNFHRQLFCWVDKWVGLTMEDIRRMEEETQRELEELRKTGPIRGTSAAHEQ; this is translated from the exons ATGGTGCTCATCAAGGAATA TCGTGTGGTGTTGCCCATTTCTGTTGAAGAG TATCAAGTGGGCCAGCTATATTCGGTGGCCGAGGCCAGCAAGAACGAGACGGGCGGCGGCGAGGGGATCGAGGTGCTGAAGAACGAACCGTACGAGGAGGACGGCGAGAAGGGACAGTTCACGCATAAAATCTACCACTTAAAGAG taaagtACCAGGATACGTGAGGATGCTCGCGCCAGAGTCAGCCTTCGTTTTTCACGAAAAAGCCTGGAATGCGTACCCGTACTGTCGCACCG TCGTGACG AACGAATACATGAAAGACGATTTTGAGATCAAGATCGAGACGTGGCACAAGCCGGACATGGGGACGGTAGAAAAC GTGCACGACCTGGACGAGCCCACGTGGAGAAGCGTGGAGGTGGTTCCCATCGACATCGCAAACAAAGAGGAAGTGGCGCCGGGG GACTACAAAGCAGAAGAAGATCCGTCCCTCTTCCACTCAGTCAAAACCGGAAGAGGCCCCCTCGGCCCAGAGTGGAAG AACGAGCTGAAGACGGATTGTCCGTACATGTGCGCGTACAAGCTGGTCTCGGTCAAGTTCCGGTGGTGGGGCTTTCAAACCAGAGTGGAGAACTTCATCCACAGG CAAGAAAAACGCATCTTCACCAATTTCCACCGTCAGCTCTTCTGCTGGGTGGACAAGTGGGTGGGTCTGACCATGGAGGACATCAGGCGCATGGAGGAGGAGACCCAAAGGGAGCTGGAGGAG CTGCGTAAGACCGGTCCGATTCGAGGCACCAGTGCTGCTCACGAGCAATGA